The Pseudomonas oryzicola genomic sequence TGCATGTAACGAAGTTGATTATTATCGGATCAAGCTTGGGCTTAACAAAATCGGAGAATCATATCTTGTGATATCCGAATATTTAGCCAGGCCCAAGAGGGAGAAGTTATTTAATGATTGATGACACTGAATCGGAAAGTTCAGGCTGCCAAAGCATTTCCGCTTTGCCACCAGCTTCTGCGTCGGCTGACGGCATCCATCGTCCATAGACCCGTGCGATCATGGTCCAGTCGCTATGCCCCATCTGCTTTGCCACCCACATCGGGTGCTCGCCCGCTGACAGCATCATCGAAGCGTAGGTATGCCGAGTTTGATAGGGGCGTCGGTACCGAACGCCGGCCTTCTTCATTGCCGGATGCCACATCGTCTTGCGGATCGGCTGGTCGCCTGTCCAGCGCTCAAGCGTTCGCGGGTTCTGAAATACCTCTTTATCAGCCAGGAACGTGTGCACCTTCTGCGCCGTCAGCGCTTCAAGAGCGGGCCGCAGCAGTTTCACGGACCGCCGGCCAGCGGCAGTCTTTGTCACCTCGGCCTCTCCACCTGCGGCTTGGGTCATTGCCCGGCTGATCATCACTTCTCCTCGCACCCAGTCCACATCCCCCCAATCAAGCGCGACGAGCTCGCTTGTACGGAGCCCCGTCCAGAGCGCGAACTGCACCATGTTCCTGGCCTGTCCGGCTAAGGCTACGAGAATTGCCTGCTGCTCCTCGGGCGTGAACGGGTCCACATCGTCATCCTTCGGTGGGGCTTCTTTCCTGACATATGTCCAGCCAGTCAGCGGATTCGTATCCAGCAGTTCCTCATCGACTGCGTCATTGAGTGCAGAGCGCAGGCAGCTCTGGATATTGCTCAGGGTCTTGTTGCCGACCTGCAGCTTATCCAGCCAGTCCTTAATCGTCTTCCTCTTAAGGTCGAGGACAAGATGGTAGCCAAGGGCAGGAACGAGCCGGAGCTCGACGATTTTTCGATAGCCCTCGAAGGTGCTGCTGGATATGTGCTTCTTCTTCGTCTCTAGCCACCTGGTAAGATAGCCACCGACCGTTTCCTGACTGGTTTCCGGTGCGAACTTGGCAGCCCGGGGGGAGCCCGGGAAGGTGATGGAATAGTCGAACGTCCCCTGGGCGATGGCATGCTCGATCGCCGCCTTGTGCTGCTGGGCCTTCTTCAGTTTAGTGGCGGTGGGCTTGAGCGCAACGCGCTCGCGGCACCTAACACCCCGGAACATGAACGTGATCTCGATGCTCGAGTCTGAGACTGCCCTGACCCCACTCCCGCCTCTACCCATGTTTCATATCCTTCCATATCGATAAGCGTCCGGCCGTCCGGCGCTTTCAACCAAATCTCACCAAGCCGCCATACACCATCGCGGATCTTGGAGCGGATCGCGTCCTCGCTGTAGCCAGACTCGGCAGCAAATTTCCTGACGGTTACGTAGCGCATGAGTCGTCAGTCCTGGTTATTCAGGGGTAGCGAGTGCGCAGCGGCCACGTATCGATTTGTCGTTCTCGGCTTGCTCGCGTAAGCAGCGTCTAACGGTACTGTTGCTCATATCCGACTCCCTTTGTCTGCTCGGATACAGCCTACGTACGGCTCCCAGGCTTGTGTTTCGCTTTCAGGCAAAAAAATCGACGGAAATTAGAAGTCTGGAAATCCTCCAACCAGGGGCATGCACAAGCCGCATGACGCAACCAGATTGTTGGCTCTCAAAGCCCAAGGCCAAAGTCACCTCGGATGCAGCTTTTTCTGCTCAAATGCGATGCGGTTCATTACGCAGACTGGAATTGCAAACCCTTGGATATTGGTTTTGAGAATTTCGTGGCCGTCTTCGACGATTCCGCAGGGCACTCCCCGCCGGAAGCGCATTCCCCTGCCGATGTAATTGCGAAGGATGATTTCCCAAGACTCATCGTCGTAGTAGGCGCCAGTGATATCAGCCCAGTTGGCCGTAACACCGCATCCAACAATTCCTTCAGATGTCAGGCAGAAAATTTCTACTTGGTTTTCCTTTGTAACAGGTACGGCGTAAATCCGGCCGTTGGGTGCTATGGGAGGAAACGTCTGCCCGTTACCGAGGTGACGAAATTCCATGGTGGATCTCCCGTGCATTGAGTTGCATAGCACCCTATGCCAGTTCATGGAAAACCCAAGCCGGCACAAATCGAGTACAGATGCAGTTGGGTTTCCAGAGGGCCTTCATAAGCTGTGGCAATCAAAACAGGGAGTGGCGCCATGGGTAACAAATCAACCACGATCCGAATCGGCTTGCTGGCCGCGACAGTAGCTCTTCTGGTTGGGTGTTCTGGCACCCGGGGGACTAGCACTGCGCAGCTTCCTGAGCCGAGAGATGTACCGAGGGAAAAATGGTCGGATGCTATGCATGTTCTGACCGCCATGGGGATTTCAGGGCAGCGTGATGTTCCAATCGAGTTGGCAGGGGCAGTTGAAAGGGTGAGCCCAGCTAGCGGCTCTGGAACAGTGCTCGGGGATGCTGGATTAAGCGCGGTTAGCTTCGCTTCGCCACCTACAAGCTTGAGTGGTGGCGCAGCAGCGGGAATTGGCTTGGGCTTGATGCTGTTGGGTGGGTCGAGCGATCCGGTGCGTGCAACTCAGGTTGTAGCGCATCGGTCGCCAGGTAAAAATCATTAAATTCATGGAAAATTATTTGCTCTGGATTAGGTCGTTCGTCGAGCTCTTCGCACAATTCATCGCGCAGCTCGACACTCAAGTATTGACTCACAAGTGCAAAGGCATCATCGACCTTTTTGCTCTTTGCTCGGTGCATGTCCAACATGTGCTTTTCGGCTTCATCGCGCACCAACTCAGTGATCACCAGCTTGATGTTCGAATTTTTTAGCTGACTCAAATGACCTATCAGCCCTCCCCTGAAGGTCCTCCCATTACGATCAAAAGCCTGCGTGTCAAAAGTGACCGCCGTTATTTGACCACAAATAAGTTTTTGACGCAGAGCTTGAAAATATGCAGGATCGATGTTCATGCCGCTTTCACTTTGGATTTGAACGATAACTACTGAATCAGGATTTTCTGATCCCGGCTATCATATTGGGTGATTGAGAGGCCAATTCGCCGATCTTGGCCGGTTTAGCGGGTTCGACACATGAGCCATCCCCCACTACCTCCGTTGTGCCCTGCTCTCCGAGCAGGCGATGGATGGGGCGAAGCGATAAAATTCCATTGGGCTTTCTGCGGTCATCAACTCACCCTTGTATTCCTGCTAAAAGGATTATTGCTTTGTAGTCAATCGCATGGATTGGATGATGGCATTTTGATGATCTGGTGACTAGCGTTGTGAGCTGATCGCGGAAGGACGATCAAATGCTGGCCTTCCGGATAATGACCGGATGACAGTATTCAGGCCTTCTCCAGCCGGCGCCTTCCTGATGGGTGATGGTGAGCGTTGGGTTGGGATCGATAAGCAACGGATCCACGCTTGCGTACCCTTAGAGAGCCAGGCGTGCTTTGGTCGTTCTCAATAATTCTTGTGAAGTGGTGCTATCAGCCAGGAAGAAAATGCATCCAGCTCCGCTCGTACCACACCACCATGGTTAGCTCGAATAGCGAAAACTCCTGCGTATGGCGGACAGCCGAGCAGGGCTCAGTGGGCCAATATGGACGACTGCTTCTGACCGGTTGCTGTCCTTCGCGAGAGGCAGCTACGGGTCGATAGCGGACGGTCGCGAGAGACCGCTTCCGACCCATAGCAGCCCTTCGATGTGCCTAGGGAACTTAGGAAAACTTACGGTTGCATTCATTCAAGATTGGTGCCGTCGCTTATCTTGCACCCGCCTTTAGCTAGAAATTTATTCACAAGTGATTTAGCTTTTGAAGGCGATAAATGTCTCAAAATACCAAGTCGCTGACATCCCCTGATGATTAAGTATCGAATAGATGCTGGCAAATATTGTGTCATCTTCGCTCAGACCCAGGTCTTGAATTTTTTTGATGTCTTCATCGGCTAGATCAATTGTGGTGTAAATTCCTAGCGGTATGTGGTGCAGTGTGATTTCCTTGGGCGTTACTTCAAGATCTATTTCCTCTATTCTAAATAAGTCTGTTTGCGTTATTTTATCTCCAGGATTGGAGATGGCGACATCTATTTGAAGCTCCTTGGCCATAAAATAGCGCAGTTTCATAGTAAATTCTTCTTGATTCAGCGTGTCGCCAAACGAAGTTTTGTAGACCTGCTGGCGAGCAAAGTCCTCGATTATCTTTGTAATAATTTCTCCGGATTTGTACTGTGAATTTGACGGTGAGAATAGTTCTTTGTAAATCGCCTTTAGGCTGTTAATGCAGTTAAGCGCTTCAGCGCCTAAGGTGCTTTGATCGCGGGTTTTAAAATCATCATTGAAATGGAGGCAGTCGTTCCGAACAATCCGTATGGCATCAAATGCTTTGTGCGTTTCCTCAGATAACTCTCCCCGTTCTTTCAGCTTCTGGAGGCGAACGTGTTGCGTGAGGCTTTGCAGATCGATGTGGCCCGTTTTTTTTGCAAAGTATTTGCAGAGATCTTCACTCGCAATTCCAGTTAGAGCAATGGTGCTATAAAATGCTCCCAGTGCGTAAGTAAGTTCTGCTTCTTTAATGAGGCGAATAAAGTCCCCTGTCTCCTCCACCACGCCGATGTTGTCAATCTGCCACTTTCGTTCAGTTATTTGTTCGATTTCATTGTTGATCCAAGTGGTGAATGAGTGTTTATAGGCGGACTTGTCTCGTTTCGTAAGAGCTTTAGATTCCTCCGCTGTAATGTTCTTGTAGTCGAATCTTGTACAATCAAAATAGCGCATGAGTCTTTCCTTTTTCAATGCAAAAAAATCGAACTATAAGTAATTTGGTGCTTCGGCGTTTTTGCTGGGCGCCGTATCCTGTAAGGCCTCTCTAAGTTCAAGTAATACGACCTGGGACTTATCAACCATTTCGCGACTAACGACAGGCTCCGCCCCATGAATGATTGCGTTTCTAAGCGTAATCAGATCTTTCAATTGAGTGAAAAGATGATGCTTAATTCTTCTTCCTCGCCAAAGCATCTCCGCGAGGCGAACATTAGAGGTGCGCTTATATTTGGGTGATGAGTCCATTGCTTCAATGAAGGGCTTCAGCGAGCCAGTAGTGTCGACCAGAACTCTTTCGATTTCATTATATATTCGCAAGAAATTTTCTAGGCTGCCTTCAGTATTGTGGAGGCTATGGCCTGGGTCGATTTCGTTTTGAATCGCTTGGCTGGCCGCTTCCACGTTATGCGGAGTTACCACGTCTAAAACAAAAACGGAGATTGCTGCAAATGAAATAGCAAAGCTTGTCTGTGCTGTGTTCATCAACGCCGTTAGGAGCAAAGTGCTCTTAGCTCCCTCTTGAGCGATGATTAAGTTGGTTAGAATGATGGTAAGTCCTACCAATAGCGTGATCACTATTAGCTGCTTGAGGTAGCGGCCCTCCACTTTTTCGATGGAG encodes the following:
- a CDS encoding DUF4145 domain-containing protein translates to MRYFDCTRFDYKNITAEESKALTKRDKSAYKHSFTTWINNEIEQITERKWQIDNIGVVEETGDFIRLIKEAELTYALGAFYSTIALTGIASEDLCKYFAKKTGHIDLQSLTQHVRLQKLKERGELSEETHKAFDAIRIVRNDCLHFNDDFKTRDQSTLGAEALNCINSLKAIYKELFSPSNSQYKSGEIITKIIEDFARQQVYKTSFGDTLNQEEFTMKLRYFMAKELQIDVAISNPGDKITQTDLFRIEEIDLEVTPKEITLHHIPLGIYTTIDLADEDIKKIQDLGLSEDDTIFASIYSILNHQGMSATWYFETFIAFKS
- a CDS encoding Arm DNA-binding domain-containing protein, translating into MGRGGSGVRAVSDSSIEITFMFRGVRCRERVALKPTATKLKKAQQHKAAIEHAIAQGTFDYSITFPGSPRAAKFAPETSQETVGGYLTRWLETKKKHISSSTFEGYRKIVELRLVPALGYHLVLDLKRKTIKDWLDKLQVGNKTLSNIQSCLRSALNDAVDEELLDTNPLTGWTYVRKEAPPKDDDVDPFTPEEQQAILVALAGQARNMVQFALWTGLRTSELVALDWGDVDWVRGEVMISRAMTQAAGGEAEVTKTAAGRRSVKLLRPALEALTAQKVHTFLADKEVFQNPRTLERWTGDQPIRKTMWHPAMKKAGVRYRRPYQTRHTYASMMLSAGEHPMWVAKQMGHSDWTMIARVYGRWMPSADAEAGGKAEMLWQPELSDSVSSIIK